Genomic DNA from Jonesia denitrificans DSM 20603:
AGGAGCCGCATCGGCAAGTACATCAACCGGAACATCCACATCAACAGTGACCTCACCACCCACCTGCGCAGGATCCGGCTCATCAACCACCGGCGTGATCGGCAACAACGCGCCATCAACCTCAACCGCATAATCCACACCCGTGCGGGCACCCTCACCCAACACATGCGTGGACACCTCACCACGGTCCTCATCATGGACCACCATCGCCCGCAACGTGCCCGCAACCGTCACCGTCGTCGTCGCCGAATCAGACTCCCGATGCGCACCACCAGCAGCACCCGCAGGAACCGCCACCCCCACTGTGGACACAACACACGCAACAAGCACCGACACAAACAATCGACGCATCTCAACCGGGCGGGCCATAGCCACCACATCCCTCAACACCCAAGCGGCACCGCCGCGCTCACTATCCTGACCTCACTATCGGCACATGGCGCGACCACTCGAGAATAACCCCAAAAAACCCCCCGATGTTATGCTGAGCGCACGAAATCCCCCATCACAGCGCAGGTCGGTGAGGAACACAGTGGCACGGTTCATACTCGGGTTCATCGGAGTCCTCGGTGAACTCATGATCACAGTAGGTCTCCTCCTGGGCGGATACGTCCTATGGAACGTGTGGTGGGACTCCAACCAATCCGCCGCAGTCGCCCAACAAGGCGTCGACGACTTCTACGAAAACCTCGACGAAGCCCCCCGCGTCCCCGGCGAACTCAACACCGAAGACCCACCCCCCATCGACCCGCCCCCCGCCGACGGCGACACCATCGGTGTCCTCATCGTCCCCGCATGGTACGACCTCACCAACAACACCATGCCCATCAAACAAGGCACCTCAAACGCCGTCCTCGACAACGCCGCAGCAGGCCACTACGACGGCACAGCAATGCCAGGGAACCTTGGCAACTTCGCGCTCGCAGGACATCGGCGCACCCACGGGAACTCATTCCGTTTCGTGGACCGCCTCGAACCGGGTGACCACATTGTGGTGGAAACAGAAACCACCTGGTACGTCTACTCTGTCACCCAGGATTACGTGGTCACCCCAGACCAAGTCGATGTGATTGCCCCGGTACCCAACGACCCCGGTGCCCGTCCAGAAGAACGGATCCTCACCTTCACCACCTGCCACTCACCGAGCCTCGGCGAGTGGGGTAACAGCCACCGGTGGATCACCCACGCCACCTTTGTTGGGTGGATGCCCCGGTCTGAAGGTATGCCCGAACAAGTCCTCAACGACCCAGGGGTTCAATAATGTACGCGCTCATCTGGAAAGCTCTGCCCGGCCCCACCTGGTTCAAAATTATTGAAGCCCTCATCCTCGTCGGGCTCGTGGTGTACGCACTGTTCACCTGGGTGTACCCATGGATCTCCGACACTTTCGTTGGCACCGACCCTAACCTCGGATAACGAAGCAACCACCATGGACAGTGACACTCTCCTGGCCTTGTGTCTCAGCTACAACGGCACCTACGAAGACCACCCGTTCGGGGAAGACACCACTGTCATCAAAGTCCGCGCCACACCCACAAGCGCCAGCAAAATGTTTGCGCTGTTGTGGATCACCCCGAACACCACCCGCATCAACCTCAAATGTGAACCAGCGCTTGCCACGCAGTTGCGCAGGACTCACCCATGGATCACCCCCGGGTACCACATGAACAAAACTCACTGGAACACCCTGACAATCCGTACCGGTGAACCAGTTGACGACCGGCTTATTCACGACCTCATTGAGGACTCCTATGATCTTGTTGTCGCGTCCCTACCGCGCCGTGACCAACGACTCCTCAGTTGGCCGCCATCTGAAGAAAACGTGGGCAAATAGTGGGGGTTCACGGCTGGT
This window encodes:
- a CDS encoding MmcQ/YjbR family DNA-binding protein; its protein translation is MDSDTLLALCLSYNGTYEDHPFGEDTTVIKVRATPTSASKMFALLWITPNTTRINLKCEPALATQLRRTHPWITPGYHMNKTHWNTLTIRTGEPVDDRLIHDLIEDSYDLVVASLPRRDQRLLSWPPSEENVGK
- a CDS encoding class E sortase; this encodes MARFILGFIGVLGELMITVGLLLGGYVLWNVWWDSNQSAAVAQQGVDDFYENLDEAPRVPGELNTEDPPPIDPPPADGDTIGVLIVPAWYDLTNNTMPIKQGTSNAVLDNAAAGHYDGTAMPGNLGNFALAGHRRTHGNSFRFVDRLEPGDHIVVETETTWYVYSVTQDYVVTPDQVDVIAPVPNDPGARPEERILTFTTCHSPSLGEWGNSHRWITHATFVGWMPRSEGMPEQVLNDPGVQ